DNA sequence from the Brassica napus cultivar Da-Ae unplaced genomic scaffold, Da-Ae ScsIHWf_248;HRSCAF=418, whole genome shotgun sequence genome:
gaaaaaaatattaatacaaacATAAATCAGATATACGCTGCTAGATGTGTTAGAgatattattttgtaaagtaTAGCTTCAAGTACTCTTTGGGACATATATAGCTACTCAGACACAAACGTTTGAGCTGTAGAAAAACATAACATCAATATTCTAGTCAGTGTTagagagaagtagccatagTCTACGGTCAGAAATGAACTGAGAGTTGTCTGACTGCTTTAACTATGGCAGAATATTTCCTAGATGTTAATGAGCAAGACGATTCTAAAACTTATGAGAAGAAAATAAGGCTTACTGGTTATTTGCCACTAAAGGACTTGTGCTTGAAAACATATTCCTGTGATTGAAAAAGAACCAAGAAACTGTAAGAtgtatattcatattttaagGCATTagaagttttaaatatttattgttattcTTACACATCATTCTTCTGACATTCTGCGGTTCTTAGATCATTGGTAAAGTCTTGTAAGCAAGATCACTGCaatataaataaccaaacaAATGGTATTAGGATGTGTCACTATAAAAGATTGTATACATTTATCGTCGAAGAAAACTTGCATCTTTTCTCCTTTGTCTACCATCCAAATTGTACTTCCCCACTTAACATGTTACTTGTCAAATATCTGAAAGATTAGGACACAAATTAAACTTCCATTCATAGATAGATTTtaacaaaacaagaagaaagaagagatgagCAGAGAGTCATACATGTTATCTACATCAGCAAGAGCGCTATATTCTACCGGAATTGGTCCACTTAGTTTATTAAGCTAAGATCTCTGCAAAATGAGTCTTACAATGTCATCTTGAagtctttttcatattttaggCTGACCAAAGAAGAAAAGACTTTACTTACAAGAGTTTTAATGATGTGATTGGTCCAAGATACGGTGGTAACTCTCCTGTAAGATTGCAGTTCCTAAGAATCCTGTGAACAAATAGCGGGTGGAAGTAGAATTTAAGCTAAAAGAAGGTTGGAAGAAACTATTACTGAAATCGTTTAGTGTTAGAATCAAACTCACAGTGTCTTCATTGATATCATGTTTTGTAGTGGCGGAAATGGAGACTCTGGTCCGCTCAAGTCACTGATTCTCCTACAAACCAGATTAGGAAAAGAAACAATAAATCTCGTTGATAATGAGTCCACTAAAGGTGACAACAAGGAATCACATACGCAAAGTTGATGTACTTACAATTTTGTTAACTTGTTGAGAGAACTAATGGTTTTAGGAATCGGTCCGACTAACCCACTTGCTTGAATAACCCTGtaacatgcaaaaaaaaaaacaacaacatttcACTCATTTGTAAGTCACCAATACCCATACAGGATACGAAAAATTCTGTTTACGCTGAAAGAACTGCTTACAGTTTTTCAAGTTCTGTCCAGTTCTGGATGAAATCTGGTATACTACCGGTGAACTGGTTGTCACTTATACGGCTACAAATCAagagaataatatatattaatatataaagtcAGAATCACCAGCAAAATATGCATTACGAAATAGAAGAATATTAGGGGAAGTATTACAAATCAGTCAATGTAGTAAGTTTGGAGAATGTACTTGGGATGTCTCCACTCAAGTAGTTCGATCGAAGATGCCTACAAAGATAAACATAGTCTCAACACTAGTGAATTCTATGAATGTTccgtagattttttttaaaaacttggaCAATGATTCTTACAATATTTGAATGTTTGGTAGATTCCCAAGCTCTGGAGGTAATTTCCCTGAGATTTGGTTGAAATCAAGGCCACTAAACCGAAAtgtcaaaaccaaaacaaaaaaatcaagacGTATCAGTTATCTTCAAAATATGAATTATCTGAgacatttacatttttaaaaagagaGATCGATCAAAGAATGGTGCTACTCACAGGAACTCAAGGCTTGTAATGTTTCCAATCTCTTTTGGGACTGGACCAGTTATTCGGTTTCCACCTAAGTTACTGCATTTCATCATCCAACAAATCAATCTACACATTCATGCACATATGTAAAGTGCATATGGACAGAGACACGCATATATACATACAGGTATACAAGTGGCAAGGCTCCCCATTCGGGAGGAATTGGACCATTGAGAAAATTTCTAGACAGATCACtgcaaagagaaagaaaaaagtatCAGTTAAGTTAGTTAATGAAAGAC
Encoded proteins:
- the LOC125601242 gene encoding probable leucine-rich repeat receptor-like serine/threonine-protein kinase At3g14840 — translated: MSLTQLIFIYALVSLLLSGFASSQKLAKDEVDVLRAVAKGLHQNNWDFSVDPCDVASTVGGWRTPDADEVTCNCSSSVCHVIYIDVTRQDLNGSLPKEFAGLPFLQGIDLSRNFLNGPIPPEWGALPLVYLNLGGNRITGPVPKEIGNITSLEFLGLDFNQISGKLPPELGNLPNIQILHLRSNYLSGDIPSTFSKLTTLTDFRISDNQFTGSIPDFIQNWTELEKLVIQASGLVGPIPKTISSLNKLTKLRISDLSGPESPFPPLQNMISMKTLILRNCNLTGELPPYLGPITSLKLLDLSLIN